CGGGGCGAGGACCCCACCGCCACCTGAGTGCCGCTCGGGGCGGCGGTGAGCTCGGCGGCCAGCCGGTCCAGCTCGGCGCGGCGGGCGGCCCGGGCCCGGTCGGCGCAGACCGCTTCCCAGGCGTTGCCCCGGGCGGTGCGCGCCCGCTCCGGGCCGATCACGGCCCGCTCCAGGGTGTGCACCATCCCGACCGCGAGCGAGGCGGCCGTCCGGGAGATCGTGGTCAGTCCGATGGTCGGCGTCACTCGGCCAGTACTCATGATCACTCCGCAACGAGGGTCGTGGCGTCCGTGCGGCGGACCCGGTTCGAGTCTGCCCGACGTCGATGCTCCGTGTTTCACGTTTCACCGTGATAACCGCCGCATCAACAGCCGGGGGGACGAACCCGTGGCCAGGGCCGGTGGGGCCGGAGCGGTCCGCTGGCCCGGTCGGCCGGCTCGGTCGCATCCCGGCAACAAGCCGGACATGGTGTCATGATGATGAGGATGATCGATGCGTCCGGTGGTGGGGGACGGCGGGATGGTCGCGGTGGTCGTACCGTCTGGTCGCTCTGCGTGGTTTTGCGCTCACCGGAAGTCGGTCATTATGCCCCAGCCCATCTCGTGAGGCGCGCCATACCCCCCCACCTGGGGTCCAGGCCCGCCACCTAGCATCGGCCCATGACACCCGGAGAGGGGAGTCCGTTGGTGACTGCGGAGCATGCGCACGCGGAGGGGGACCAGCCCGGATCGACGGGACCCGCCAGCGTGCTCGACGAGATTCTGGCCGGCGTACGCGAGGACGTCGCCCGGCGGCAGGAGCAGATCCCGATGGAGCGGATCCGCGAACTCGCCGCCGCCGCACCGCCCCCGCTGGACGCGTACGCCGCCCTGCGACGACCCGGCGTGGCGGTGATCGCCGAGGTGAAACGCTCCTCCCCGTCCCGGGGACAGCTCGCCGAGATCGCCGACCCGGCCGAGCTGGCCGGGGAGTACGCCGCCGGCGGCGCGCGGGCGATCAGCGTGCTGACCGAGGGGCGCTGGTTCGGCGGCTCGCTCGACGACCTGGCCGCCGTCCGGGCCGCCGTGCAGGTCCCGGTCCTGCGCAAGGACTTCGTGGTCTCCAGCTACCAGGTGCACGAGGCCCGCGCGCACGGGGCCGACCTGGTGCTGCTGATCGTCGCGGCCCTGGAGCAGAACGCCCTGGTCGGGCTCCTGGAGCGGATCGAGTCGCTTGGGATGACCGCCCTGGTCGAGGTGCACGACGAGGAGGAGGCCGACCGGGCCCTGGAGGCCGGCGCCCAGGTCATCGGGGTCAACGCCCGGGACCTGCGCACCCTGGAGGTCGACCGGTCGGTGTTCGAGCGGATCGCGCCCGGTCTGCCGAGCAGCGTCGTCAAGATCGCCGAGTCGGGGGTGCGCGGGCCGCACGACCTGATCCGGTACGCCTCCGCCGGAGCGGACGCCGTCCTGGTCGGCGAGGGCCTGGTCACCCAGAAGAGCCCCCGCGAGGCGGTGGCCGAGCTGGTCAACGCCGGCAACCACCCGGCCACCCCCCGCCCGGTGCGGTGAGCCGCGCCGGCTGACCGTCCCCGTACCGGCCGACCCGAACAGCGAGAGAGGACCCGCATGAGCGCCAACCCGCCGGCACCCCGCCCCGCCGCCGAGGTGCCCGACAGCGCCGGTCACTTCGGCCGGTACGGCGGCCGGTTCGTCCCGGAGGCCCTGGTGGCCGCCCTGGACGAGCTGGACGCGGCGTGGCGCAAGGCGATGGGCGACGAGGAGTTCCTGGCCGAGTTCGACGCGCTGCTGCGCAACTACGCCGGGACCCCGTCGCTGCTCTACCCGGCCCACCGGTTCTCCGCGAAGGTCGGCGCGCGGGTGCTGCTCAAGCGGGAGGATCTCAACCACACCGGGGCGCACAAGGTGCGCAACGTGCTCGGCCAGGCCCTGCTCACCCGGCGGATGGGCAAGACCCGGGTGATCGCCGAGACGGGGGCCGGGCAGCACGGCGTGGCCACCGCGACCGCCGCCGCCCTGTTCGACCTGGAGTGCGTGGTCTACATGGGCCAGGTCGACACCGAGCGGCAGGCGCTCAACGTGGCCCGGATGCGGATGCTCGGCGCCACGGTCGTCCCGGTCACCAACGGCTCGCGCACCCTCAAGGACGCGATGAACGAGGCGATGCGGGACTGGGTGGCCAACGTCGACCAGACCCACTACCTGATCGGCACCGCCGCCGGCCCGCACCCGTTCCCGGCGATGGTCCGCGACTTCGTCAAGGGCATCGGCGAGGAGGCGCGGCAGCAGTGCCTCGACCAGACCGGCGCGCTGCCGGACGCGGTCGCGGCCTGCGTCGGCGGCGGTTCCAACGCGCTCGGCATCTTCCACGCCTTCGTCGACGACACCGACGTGCGGCTGTACGGCTTCGAGGCCGGCGGGGACGGCGTCGACACCGACCGGCACGCGGCCAGCATCACCGGGGGCCGGTCCGGGGTGCTGCACGGCACCCGCACCTACGTGCTCCAGGACGCCGACGGGCAGACCGTGGAGTCGCACTCGATCTCCGCCGGCCTGGACTACCCGGGCGTCGGCCCGGAGCACGCCTGGCTGCACGACAGCGGCCGGGCCCGGTACGAGCCGGTCACCGACGACGAGGCGATGGCCGCGTTCGAGCTGCTCTGCCGCACCGAGGGCATCATCCCGGCGATCGAGAGCTCGCACGCGCTGGCCGGCGCGCTGAAGATCGCTCCCCGGCTCGCCGCCGAGCTGGGCCGGGAGCCGGTCATCGTGGTCAACCTCTCGGGGCGGGGCGACAAGGACGTCCACACCGCCGGCGGGTACTTCGGCATCCTCGACAAGGAGTGAACGGATGAGCCGGATCGGGGTCGCCTTCGACAAGGCGCGGGCGGACGGGCGGGCCCTGCTGATCGGCTGCATGCCGGCCGGCTTCCCGACCGTCGACGGGAGCATCGCCGCGATGACCGCCATGGTCGAGGCCGGCGTCGACGTGATCGAGATGGAGATCCCGTACTCCGATCCGGTGATGGACGGCCCGGTGATCCAGAAGGCGAGCGACATCGCCCTCGCCGGCGGGGTCCGTACCGCCGACGCGGTGCGGATCGTCGAGGCGGTCGCGGCCACCGGCGCGCCCGTGGTGACGATGACCTACTGGAACCCGATCGAGCAGTACGGCGTCGACGCGTTCGCCCGGGACCTGGCCGCCGCCGGGGGCACCGGCCTGATCACCCCCGATCTCATCCCCGACGAGGCCGACGAGTGGCTGGCCGCCTCGGACGCCCACGGCCTCGACCGGACCTTCCTGGTGTCCCCGTCGTCCACCGACGCGCGTCTGGCGATGACGGTCGCGCACTGCCGGGGCTTCGTCTACGCCACCGCGGTGATGGGGGTGACCGGGGCCCGGGCGCAGACCTCGGAGGCGGCGCCCACCCTGGTCGGCCGGGTCCGGGCGGTCACCGATCTGCCGGTCGGGGTCGGTCTCGGCGTGGGCACCGGCGCGCAGGCCGGCACCGTGGGCGGCTACGCCGACGGGGTGATCGTGGGCAGCGCGCTGATCCGCTGCCTGCTCGACGCCCCCGACCAGACCGCGGGCCTGACCGCGTTGCGGGCCCTCTCCGCCGAGCTGGCCGAGGGTGTCCGCGCCCCTCGACCGGCCTGACCCACCCGCCCCGCCTCCCGGCCACCCCGCTTCATCGCCTCCCGGGCATCCCGCCTCCCGGTCCAGTCCGTCGCCCCGCCTTCTTCCCGACGGTAGGTCCTCCGGCAGCCTGTCGGGCTGCCCCGTCCGTGCGCCCGCCTGGGTCTGCGATCGTGACTGCGATCGTGGCTGTGGTCATGCCGTTCGGCAGGCTGTCGAGCTGCCCCGTCCGTGCGTCCGCTCCGCGCGGAGCCGACACGACCCGTCGCGGCTCGCATCCGGCTGCTGTTCCGCCCCATCTCCGGGGCAGCTCCAGAGGCTCTCCACCGCCCGGACGTCGGTCCTGCTCACCGCTCCTGGACAGGCCGGCGACCGGCACGCCGAGGTGGAGCAGGGCTGTGCGCCGAAACGCCGCGATCACCAAGGCTCCGAGATCACCAAGGCCCGGCGACCCGCCCACGTCGGGCAGGACAGCGCGCCGAATCCGGGCGGGCAGGCGAGACATCGGAGCCGGGCGGGCAGGCGAGACGCCGCAAGCGAGGCGGGCAAGCTGCTGGGGAGGCTGGGCAGGGTCGCCGGGCGGGGCGGCCGGCCGACGCCGGACCGGGGTGCCCCCCGACCGGGCGCGACGGTAGCGTGTGCACCCGTGACATACGCCTCGCTGACTCCCCAGGCGGCTCTGCCCAGCCCCAGCACCGCGGTCTGGCAGCTCGGACCGGTGCCGATCCGGGCGTACGCGCTGTGCATCGTCGCCGGCATCGTGGTGGCCTGCCTGGTGACCGAGTACCGGTTGCGTCGCCGGGGCGTGGCGCCCGGCGCGGTGCTCGACATCGCGGTCTGGGCGGTGCCCGCCGGCATCATCGGGGCCCGCATCTACCACGTGATCACCTCGCCCGGGAAGTACTTCGGCACCGGCGGCGACCCGTTGGCCGCGTTCGCCATCTGGGAGGGCGGGCTCGGCATCTGGGGCGCGGTCGCCGGTGGCGCGGTCGGCGCGTGGCTCGCCGCGCGCCAGCTCGGCATCCCGTTCGCGGTGGTGGCCGACGCCCTCGCCCCGGGACTGCCGCTGGCCCAGGCGGTCGGCCGGCTCGGCAACTGGTTCAACAACGAGCTGTACGGCGGCCGTACCACCCTGCCGTGGGGGCTGGAGATCCACCGGATGGACCCGGACAACCCCGGCCAGGCGCTACGCGACCAGGGCGGTCAGCCGATCCTCGAACCTGGTCTCTACCATCCGACGTTCGCCTACGAGGCGCTCTGGAACGTCGGCGTCGCCCTGCTGGTCCTCGCCCTGGACCGACGGCTGAAGCTGGGTCGGGGGCGGGCCTTCGCGCTCTACGTGATGGGCTACACCGCCGGCCGGTTCTGGATCGAGCTGATGCGCACCGACGACGCCACCGAGATCCTCGGCCTGCGGCTCAACGTGTGGACCTCGGCGCTGGTGTTCCTGGGCGCGCTCGTCTACTTCGTCCGGGTCCGGGGGCCACGGGAGTACCTGGTCCCGATCGCCGCGCCGGAGCCGACGCCGGCCGCCGACGGCGGGGACGTCTCCCAGCGTGACCTGTCCCGCGCCGCTGCCGCCCCCGACCCGGCCGCCCCCCAGGGGTACCGGGTGGTCGGGGAGGAGCAGTTCCGGGCGTACCGGGACACCGGCACGTTGCCGCCCGAGGAGCCGGCCGCCGACCGGGCCGCCTCGGCCGAGCGCGACGGCTGACGGTCGTGGCCGCGCGTACCGCTGTGGTGGTGGGGGCCGGGGTCGGCGGCCTCGCCGCCGCCGGGGCGCTGGCCCGCTCCGGCTGGGACGTGACCCTCCTGGAACGGGCCGACCGGGTGCGTCCCGCGCCGACCGCGGTGGTGCTCTGGCCCAACGGGGTCCGGGCGCTGCGCGCGCTGGGTCTCGGCGCGGGACTGGACACCATCGCCACCCCGCTGCCCGACGGCGGGATCCGCCGTCCGGACGGGCACTGGCTGGTGCAGCCGCGTCCCACCCCGGCCGAGCGGATGCCGGTCGTGGTGCACCGGGAGGACCTGCACGACGCCCTGGTCGCCGGGCTCGGCGACCGGGTGGACCTGCGTACCGGCGTGACGGTGCGGACGGTGCGCGCCGGCGGCGACGAGCGGCCCTGGGTCGGTGACGACCACCGACGCCACGAGGCGGATCTGGTGGTCGCGGCCGACGGGGTGGACAGCGTGATCCGTCGCCAGCTCGCGCCCTCGGTCGGGGTGGTGGCCTCCGGCAGCGCCACCTGGCGGGCGGTGATCCCGTGGTACCGCGCGCCCCGGTTGCCCGCCGACCAGCCGGCCGGCGGCGAGACCCTGGGGGCCGGCTACCGGTTCGTCTCGGCTCCGCTCGGCGAGCGCGGCGCCACCGGGGGGACCAACCGGGGCGGCATCTACTGGATGGCGACCGCCGCGGGCGCGTCCCGGCCGGAGCCGCCGGAGACCCAGCTCGCCCTGCTGCGTCGCTGGTTCGCCGGCTGGCCCGCGCCGGTCGGCGAGCTGCTGGCCGCCACCGAGCCGGCCGACCTGGTCCAACAGGAGGTCCGCGAGCTGCGTCCGCTGCCCCGCCAGTACGCGTTCCGGTCCGGTCCCGGCGGGGTGGTGCTGCTCGGTGACGCCGCGCACGCCATGCCCCCGCACCTCGGGCAGGGCACCTGCCTGGCCTTCGAGGACGCGGCCACCCTGGCGTCCCTGCTGCGGGAGGCCCGGCTGCCGGACGCGGCCGCCGCGTACGACCGGACCCGCCGTCCCCGGGTGGCCACCGTGGTCCGGCAGACCCGGCGAATGTCGGCGGTGCTCCAGACCCGGGGCCGGTTGGCGCTGCGCGCCCGCGACGCGGCGCTCGGCCCGATCACCACCCGCCTGCTCGGCCACGCCGCGTCGACCGCCGCCCAGTGGCGTCCGCCCTCCCCGTCCGCCTGACGGTCAGGTGAGCAGGGCGGCGGGTTCGGCGATGCAGGCGGTGCCGACGCGGCGGAACCCGACCCGGACGTACACCCGGGCGATCTCCTCGCTGCCGGCGGAGAGGAAGACCAGCTCCGTGCCGGCGGCCAGCAGGGCGTGGGCGAGGGTGGCGGTGACCGCCGCGCCGAGTCCCCGGCGGCGGGCCACCGGCAGGGTCGCCACCCCGGCGATCTCGGCCACGTCGTCGACCCGCATGGCCATGCCGCTGGCCAGCGCGCCGTCGGCGGGGGTGGCGGCGATCGCGGAGAGTCGCCGGCCGTCGCCGATCCGGGAGCCTTCCTCCTCGACGGCGGCGAGGTCCAGCTCGGCCACGGCGGCGTCGCGTTCGGTCGGGCCGACGTGGCCGGGGGCGGTGCCGGCCGCGCCGAACCCGACCGCCGCGACGGCCCGCCGCACCGCCACCTGCGCGGCGAAGTCCGGCGCGGCCGGGTCCAGCAACCGCACGGGTACGTCGGTGAGGGCGCCCGGGTCGGGCAGGGCGGCCGGGTCCAGCACCATCAGCGGCGCCTCCAGCACGCTCAGTCCCGCCGAGCGGGCCACGGCCAGCAGGTCGGGCGTGGTCTCGTGGACCCATTCGAAGGCTTCGGGCAGCCCGAGCTCCCGTTGCCGGGCCCGGACGTCGTTGATGTCGGCCAGCGAGGGCGGCCGGTCGGCGTCGCGGCGGGGCCGGGCGTAGAACGGCCAGCCGGCCCCGTCCCGGACGAAGAGCACCAGAGCGCCGTACGCTTCGGGGTGGGCCGCGTCCCGGGGCACCGCGTCGTAGAAGCGTTCCAGGCGGTCGAACGTCTCAGCGGGTACGTGATCCACCGCGCGAGACTACACGTCCCAGATGATGGAAGTGTGATCAATCCTTCCCGCCCTTGCATGTCGCGCCCTAACGTAGACTCAATAGACCCTCAAGGGCCGACGTCGTCCCGACCCGTGTTGACACCTGAGCGACGACAGGAGGCCCGGTGGCCTTTCCGTACCCTCCCCACCCGCAGACCGCCACACCCGCCGGCCCGCAGCCGGGCGCGGGCACGCCCGCCGCCCAGGGGCTGTACGACCCGGCGCACGAGCGTGACGCCTGTGGGGTGGCCTTCGTGGCGGACCTGCACGGGCGACGTTCCCACCAGGTCGTCGCCAACGGTCTCGGCGCGCTCTGTCGGCTCGACCACCGGGGCGCCCGGGGCGCGGAACCGAACACCGGCGACGGCGCGGGCATCATGATCCAGGTGCCGGACGCGTTCCTCCGCGCCGTGGTGGACTTCCCCCTCCCGCCCGCCGGCCAGTACGCCACCGGTCTGCTCTTCCTCCCCGACGACGACGCCGCCGAGGCCCGGGCCCGGCAGGTGCTGGAGAAGTACGCCCTGGTCGAGGGGGCGGACGTGCTCGGCTGGCGGGACGTGCCGGTCGACCCGAGCGGCCTCGGCGAGACCGCGCTCGCCGCGATGCCCCGGATCCGGCAGATCTTCCTCGCCGCGCACCGGCTCACCGACACCCCGGACGGGCCGGCCGGCTCCCCGCTGGCCGGGATCGACCTGGACCGGGTGGTGTTCTGCGTACGCAAGCAGACCGAACGGGAGACCGCCGAGCGGGGCGTGCCGGCGTACTTCCCGTCGCTGTCCGGGCGCACCCTGGTCTACAAGGGGATGCTCACCCCCGACCAGCTTCCGGCGTACTTCCCGGATCTGCGCGACGAGCGGGTGGCCAGCGCGATCGCCCTGGTGCACTCGCGGTTCTCCACGAACACGTTCCCGTCCTGGCCGCTGGCGCACCCGTACCGGCTGATCGCCCACAACGGCGAGATCAACACCATCCGGGGCAACCGCAACTGGATGCAGGCCCGCGAGGCGCTGCTGCGCAGCCCGAACCTGCCCGGCAACATCCGCCGGCTGTTCCCGGTGTGCACCCCGGCCGCCTCCGACTCGGCGAACTTCGACGAGGTCCTGGAGCTGCTGCACCTGGCCGGGCGGAGCCTGCCGCACGCGGTGCTGATGATGATCCCCGAGGCGTGGGAGAACGACCCGGACATGCGCGCCGACAAGCGCGACTTCTACCGGTTCCACGCCAGCCTGATGGAGCCCTGGGACGGCCCCGCCTCGGTGGCCTTCACCGACGGCGAGATCGTCGGCGCGGTGCTCGACCGCAACGGGCTGCGCCCGGGGCGCTGGTGGCGCACCTCCGACGGCCTGGTGGTGCTGGGCAGCGAGGCGGGCGTGCTGGACCTCGACCCGGGCCGGGTGGTCGCCAAGGGGCGGCTCCAGCCGGGCCGGATGTTCCTGGTCGACACGGTCGCCGGGCGGATCGTGCACGACGACGAGATCAAGGCCGAGCTGGCCGCCGCGCAGCCGTACGGCGACTGGCTGCACGCCGGGCTGATCGAGCTGGGCGACCTGCCGGCCCGTGAGCACACCGTCTACACCCACGACTCGGTGCGCCGCCGGCAGCAGACCTTCGGCTACACCGAGGAGGAGCTGAAGATCCTGCTCGCGCCGATGGCGCGGACCGGCGTCGAGCCGCTCGGCTCGATGGGCACGGACACCCCGATCGCGCCGCTGTCCACCCGGCCCCGGCTGCTCTACGACTACTTCCACCAGCTCTTCGCGCAGGTCACCAACCCGCCGCTGGACGCGATCCGGGAGGAGCTGGTCACCAGTCTCCAGCAGCTCATCGGCCCGGAGGGCAACCTGCTGGACCCGGGGGCGGCGAGCTGCCGGCAGATCGTGCTGCCGTACCCGGTGATCGACAACGACGAGCTGGCCAAGCTGCTCTCCGTCGACGACGACGGCGACCTGCCCGGCTTCAAGGCGGTCCGGGTCTCCGGCCTCTACAAGATCCGGGAGGGCGGGGCCGGCATCCGGGCCCGGCTGACCGAGATCTGCCGGCACGTCTCCGAGGCGATCGAGGACGGCGTACGCATCCTGGTGCTCTCCGACCGGGACTCCAACGCCGACCTGGCGCCGATCCCGTCGCTGCTGCTCACCGCCGCCGTGCACCAGCACCTGGTGCGGGAGCAGACCCGCACCCAGGTGGCGCTGGTGGTGGAGTCCGGCGACTGCCGGGAGGTGCACCACGCGGCCGTGCTGATCGGGTACGGCGCGGCGGCGGTCAACCCGTACCTGGCGTTCGAGTCCGTGGAGGACATGATCACCACGGGCGCGCTGCCCGGCGTGGCGCCGCGCGCCGCCGTCCGCAACTACGTCAAGGCGCTCGGCAAGGGCGTCCTGAAGATCATGTCGAAGATGGGCATCTCCACCGTCTCGTCGTACTGCGGGGCGCAGGTCTTCGAGGCCGTCGGTCTGGACGCCCAGCTCGTCGAGCGGTACTTCCGGGGCACTCCGAGCACCATCGGCGGGGTCGACCTGGACGGCGTGCACGCCGAGATCGCCGCCCGGCACGCGCTGGCCTGGCCGGCCCCGGGCGCCCCGGCGTCGACCGGCCTGGAGGTGGGCGGCGAGTACCAGTGGCGGCGCGAGGGCGAGCTGCACCTGTTCAACCCGGAGACGGTCTTCCTGCTCCAGCACGCCACCCGCAGCCGGCAGTACGACGTGTTCCGCCAGTATACCGCCAAGGTCGACGCGCTGGCCGCGCAGGCCGGCTCGCTGCGTGGCCTGTTCACGCTGCGCGCCGGCGTCCGCCCTCCGGTGCCGATCGACGAGGTCGAGCCGGCCAGCGAGATCGTCAAACGGTTCGCCACCGGCGCCATGTCGTACGGGTCGATCTCGGCGGAGGCGCACGAGACCCTGGCCGTGGCGATGAACCGCCTCGGCGGCAAGTCCAACACCGGCGAGGGCGGCGAGGACGTCGAGCGGCTCTACGACCCGGCCCGTCGCTCGGCGGTCAAGCAGATCGCCAGCGGCCGGTTCGGCGTGACCAGCGAATACCTCGTCAACGCCGACGACCTCCAGATCAAGATGGCGCAGGGCGCGAAGCCCGGCGAGGGCGGTCAGCTCCCCGGCAACAAGGTCTGGCCGTGGATCGCCCGGACCCGGCACGCCACCCCGGGCGTCGGCCTGATCTCGCCGCCGCCGCACCACGACATCTACTCGATCGAGGACCTCGCCCAGCTCGTGCACGACCTGAAGTGCGTCAACCCGGCCGCCCGGGTGCACGTCAAACTGGTCAGCGAGGTCGGCGTGGGCACCGTCGCGGCCGGGGTGGCCAAGCTCAAGGCCGACGTCATCCTGATCTCCGGTCACGACGGCGGCACCGGCGCGTCCCCGCTGAACTCCCTCAAACACGCCGGCACCCCGTGGGAGCTGGGCCTGGCCGAGGCGCAGCAGACGCTGCTGCTGAACAAGCTCCGCGACCGGGTCACCGTGCAGGTCGACGGCCAGCTCAAGACCGGCCGGGACGTGCTGGTCGCGGCGCTGCTCGGCGCGGAGGAGTTCGGTTTCGCCACCGCCCCGCTGATCGTCGAGGGCTGCGTCATGATGCGGGTCTGCC
The sequence above is a segment of the Micromonospora sp. WMMD882 genome. Coding sequences within it:
- a CDS encoding GNAT family N-acetyltransferase, producing MDHVPAETFDRLERFYDAVPRDAAHPEAYGALVLFVRDGAGWPFYARPRRDADRPPSLADINDVRARQRELGLPEAFEWVHETTPDLLAVARSAGLSVLEAPLMVLDPAALPDPGALTDVPVRLLDPAAPDFAAQVAVRRAVAAVGFGAAGTAPGHVGPTERDAAVAELDLAAVEEEGSRIGDGRRLSAIAATPADGALASGMAMRVDDVAEIAGVATLPVARRRGLGAAVTATLAHALLAAGTELVFLSAGSEEIARVYVRVGFRRVGTACIAEPAALLT
- the trpA gene encoding tryptophan synthase subunit alpha; translation: MSRIGVAFDKARADGRALLIGCMPAGFPTVDGSIAAMTAMVEAGVDVIEMEIPYSDPVMDGPVIQKASDIALAGGVRTADAVRIVEAVAATGAPVVTMTYWNPIEQYGVDAFARDLAAAGGTGLITPDLIPDEADEWLAASDAHGLDRTFLVSPSSTDARLAMTVAHCRGFVYATAVMGVTGARAQTSEAAPTLVGRVRAVTDLPVGVGLGVGTGAQAGTVGGYADGVIVGSALIRCLLDAPDQTAGLTALRALSAELAEGVRAPRPA
- the lgt gene encoding prolipoprotein diacylglyceryl transferase — its product is MTYASLTPQAALPSPSTAVWQLGPVPIRAYALCIVAGIVVACLVTEYRLRRRGVAPGAVLDIAVWAVPAGIIGARIYHVITSPGKYFGTGGDPLAAFAIWEGGLGIWGAVAGGAVGAWLAARQLGIPFAVVADALAPGLPLAQAVGRLGNWFNNELYGGRTTLPWGLEIHRMDPDNPGQALRDQGGQPILEPGLYHPTFAYEALWNVGVALLVLALDRRLKLGRGRAFALYVMGYTAGRFWIELMRTDDATEILGLRLNVWTSALVFLGALVYFVRVRGPREYLVPIAAPEPTPAADGGDVSQRDLSRAAAAPDPAAPQGYRVVGEEQFRAYRDTGTLPPEEPAADRAASAERDG
- the trpC gene encoding indole-3-glycerol phosphate synthase TrpC; translated protein: MLDEILAGVREDVARRQEQIPMERIRELAAAAPPPLDAYAALRRPGVAVIAEVKRSSPSRGQLAEIADPAELAGEYAAGGARAISVLTEGRWFGGSLDDLAAVRAAVQVPVLRKDFVVSSYQVHEARAHGADLVLLIVAALEQNALVGLLERIESLGMTALVEVHDEEEADRALEAGAQVIGVNARDLRTLEVDRSVFERIAPGLPSSVVKIAESGVRGPHDLIRYASAGADAVLVGEGLVTQKSPREAVAELVNAGNHPATPRPVR
- a CDS encoding NAD(P)/FAD-dependent oxidoreductase, which produces MAARTAVVVGAGVGGLAAAGALARSGWDVTLLERADRVRPAPTAVVLWPNGVRALRALGLGAGLDTIATPLPDGGIRRPDGHWLVQPRPTPAERMPVVVHREDLHDALVAGLGDRVDLRTGVTVRTVRAGGDERPWVGDDHRRHEADLVVAADGVDSVIRRQLAPSVGVVASGSATWRAVIPWYRAPRLPADQPAGGETLGAGYRFVSAPLGERGATGGTNRGGIYWMATAAGASRPEPPETQLALLRRWFAGWPAPVGELLAATEPADLVQQEVRELRPLPRQYAFRSGPGGVVLLGDAAHAMPPHLGQGTCLAFEDAATLASLLREARLPDAAAAYDRTRRPRVATVVRQTRRMSAVLQTRGRLALRARDAALGPITTRLLGHAASTAAQWRPPSPSA
- the gltB gene encoding glutamate synthase large subunit encodes the protein MYDPAHERDACGVAFVADLHGRRSHQVVANGLGALCRLDHRGARGAEPNTGDGAGIMIQVPDAFLRAVVDFPLPPAGQYATGLLFLPDDDAAEARARQVLEKYALVEGADVLGWRDVPVDPSGLGETALAAMPRIRQIFLAAHRLTDTPDGPAGSPLAGIDLDRVVFCVRKQTERETAERGVPAYFPSLSGRTLVYKGMLTPDQLPAYFPDLRDERVASAIALVHSRFSTNTFPSWPLAHPYRLIAHNGEINTIRGNRNWMQAREALLRSPNLPGNIRRLFPVCTPAASDSANFDEVLELLHLAGRSLPHAVLMMIPEAWENDPDMRADKRDFYRFHASLMEPWDGPASVAFTDGEIVGAVLDRNGLRPGRWWRTSDGLVVLGSEAGVLDLDPGRVVAKGRLQPGRMFLVDTVAGRIVHDDEIKAELAAAQPYGDWLHAGLIELGDLPAREHTVYTHDSVRRRQQTFGYTEEELKILLAPMARTGVEPLGSMGTDTPIAPLSTRPRLLYDYFHQLFAQVTNPPLDAIREELVTSLQQLIGPEGNLLDPGAASCRQIVLPYPVIDNDELAKLLSVDDDGDLPGFKAVRVSGLYKIREGGAGIRARLTEICRHVSEAIEDGVRILVLSDRDSNADLAPIPSLLLTAAVHQHLVREQTRTQVALVVESGDCREVHHAAVLIGYGAAAVNPYLAFESVEDMITTGALPGVAPRAAVRNYVKALGKGVLKIMSKMGISTVSSYCGAQVFEAVGLDAQLVERYFRGTPSTIGGVDLDGVHAEIAARHALAWPAPGAPASTGLEVGGEYQWRREGELHLFNPETVFLLQHATRSRQYDVFRQYTAKVDALAAQAGSLRGLFTLRAGVRPPVPIDEVEPASEIVKRFATGAMSYGSISAEAHETLAVAMNRLGGKSNTGEGGEDVERLYDPARRSAVKQIASGRFGVTSEYLVNADDLQIKMAQGAKPGEGGQLPGNKVWPWIARTRHATPGVGLISPPPHHDIYSIEDLAQLVHDLKCVNPAARVHVKLVSEVGVGTVAAGVAKLKADVILISGHDGGTGASPLNSLKHAGTPWELGLAEAQQTLLLNKLRDRVTVQVDGQLKTGRDVLVAALLGAEEFGFATAPLIVEGCVMMRVCHLDTCPVGIATQNPVLRERFTGRPEFVENFFLFLAEEVRGYLAELGLRSIDEAIGQTELLDVAPAVAHWKAHGLDLGRVLHLPELPAGASRRGVRAQDHGLDLALDNELIRLAGPALRDGTAVRVEVAVRNEHRSVGAMLGGEVTRRHGGRGLPDDTIEFVLRGTAGQSFGAFLPSGVTLRLHGDANDYVGKGLSGGRLVVAPDQAAPFTAGDARPGERAEDQIIAGNTILYGATGGEVFLRGRVGERFAVRNSGATAVVEGVGDHGCEYMTGGTVVVLGPTGRNFAAGMSGGVAFVHGLDRRLVNTELVDLAPLRDEEREALHDLVRRHVAETGSTVAEELLKRWPEAVAEFTAVVPRDYRRVLDIMRAAEAAGRDVDDAVMTALSAPAAPVTRTATAQEVARA
- the trpB gene encoding tryptophan synthase subunit beta, which produces MSANPPAPRPAAEVPDSAGHFGRYGGRFVPEALVAALDELDAAWRKAMGDEEFLAEFDALLRNYAGTPSLLYPAHRFSAKVGARVLLKREDLNHTGAHKVRNVLGQALLTRRMGKTRVIAETGAGQHGVATATAAALFDLECVVYMGQVDTERQALNVARMRMLGATVVPVTNGSRTLKDAMNEAMRDWVANVDQTHYLIGTAAGPHPFPAMVRDFVKGIGEEARQQCLDQTGALPDAVAACVGGGSNALGIFHAFVDDTDVRLYGFEAGGDGVDTDRHAASITGGRSGVLHGTRTYVLQDADGQTVESHSISAGLDYPGVGPEHAWLHDSGRARYEPVTDDEAMAAFELLCRTEGIIPAIESSHALAGALKIAPRLAAELGREPVIVVNLSGRGDKDVHTAGGYFGILDKE